One Branchiostoma lanceolatum isolate klBraLanc5 chromosome 18, klBraLanc5.hap2, whole genome shotgun sequence DNA window includes the following coding sequences:
- the LOC136424592 gene encoding microtubule-associated protein futsch-like, translating to MKGYILHLFQPVVPNVFGTLNNYLEVTGGDSATSGPEIDKVARFDVGSLQQALVKVSEEKDKDKKAGESDMGKRDGEIPLTDIAEQTMYGDSESTNDVARQVIIQDSLMSICMTPEIPPFSSKQTETCEDRVEKTGQSDIGEEDAKMSATCVEELTMSEDNDSTTTQQVIIQDSLMSICMTPEMPPLTSKQTTNEEKVGEEKISRGRNRDEPVICICRKPVPIPLISERKPDILQETTSKDVDGTKDAVNIETTAQVEIAAEAAENADKNLPKSLAQQAVEAADVQEEKTESFIEANVDPVEQTVVDITRETEMEAPIKMEAEEKEKVVSDTVEKSDDGSFETLPSTTTVIIENVEALECKASTDIIIIKETVPEKSAENVSTKVPPQYETVEKAVAEGVESKSPTQVPSLKDTLDKAVFDKHRKTEVKEPEEPTKMAETITLDTEKEMTEKAVPDNVEKLEDKTVTEEVMQDKTATKAVSKEMEVISDERETVEMPIARDIVEKANTEEASTEATPDDKKVEEAARDISEKPDEKLPTEATEKPEVDIVNKSEDRTSPETAQPGERVEGAVLDIVVQSVDEAVVKATPATHEKSEKDITIEVTTTQTPAPCTVEASEEKDATEAPAQDKTIQVAATDEVTASEIQQPDETPGEAATDRVQKVSSAIAEKVEGEVTETSPKFELTEKNVPDTVEEGKEKTVTKEPPTEKPAATVAPENVIKKTYAQAVKDSLQKVEDTVPEEVEASKEEESHVEIRPEDKTVEKTASEKSEVAREEVDAETPLTDKKVEETVPQNVEVSKDSVHTIKPSKETAVEKTLTQTVEVLKEESITETPPKDKTVEETASNKGDIPKEEIHTETQPVQAKAEMVGPQAVEVSKDEAEAESVKEAVSEKVEVSEDIPTETQSEEKTVEDTVPQQVEVPKEEVPTEPQTEDKTIEEEEVSESVEVSKEDIRTETPTGDKTVEDTVPQQLKVTKEEVHTETKDKTIEEVVSESLEVSKKVIHTKTPTGDKTIEDTVPQQLEVTKDEVHTETKDKTIEEVVSERVEVSNEDIHTETLTGNKTIEEIVQLQNAEDPKAESPIETPPSNKAVEETVSQTVEVSKEDTHTEIKLDNKVVEVAVQQKVEVSKEETLTETQPEDKIVEETVPQKVEVSKDEIHTETPIENKKVETTVPNQQVEGTKEEAQIETQHEHKTVEVTLPQEVEISKDEIHPEIQLDNKVVEVTVKQKVEVSKEETHTKTQPEDKIVEGTVPQKVEVSKEDFYTETPPGYVTIEETKQQQQVEETKEETHIETQQEDKTVEVTLPQTVEILKEEIHTETPPKGVKIVEETVLQQKLEVSACEILPEDKTVEETMQPNQVEAPNEEAHIETQKEDKVVEVPASEKVEMSKEEIHTKTPPTDTTVEKTAPHEAEPCFKTIYEILAEDTETPSEDKTVKETVQPQNVEISEEKVQPETPPPDTSVEKKVSEKVDVPKAEIHTEAKPTDKTVEKTAPHKVEPCFKTIHEILTEDAETPAEDKAVKKAAQPQKDEVPKEEIHTETPPENKTVEKKATHKVEPCYKTIHEILTEDTSEKIPLFEYTQFTLVCKGEVRGDVSVQGSWDGWKESFKLNKSEDGSYSESVMLPYGLHEYKYLIGNTWIHDETKPAVCNVFGTINNVLKVPSDGGGKESIELPSEEESDLEECTRVRLDWTGEASGDVFVSGSWDGWTRAWKLKKRVDSEYSVSLILPCRQHQYKLRTGNTWFVDMTKPTVPNSFGTFNNTIEVAAAPAKMAKPWGKRKLTDYSQIKMTETTQKSSPLPSEASSAVKPEITDSVAVKLVLDGDIADDVVLRGSWDGWSKDWDLARNKKTLENSVCLNLPCRYYEYKYRGGRRWFCDKSKPMVPNVFGTLNNYMEVKKVPESSSPLVQSLKSKVAHINVKIQKKIDLEVLPSKKVETQKETTEIDTERKSKDTGVFRTPTKDLKVKKVPDDGFTNQVKDTKKVAHVNVNIQKKIDLETIDIRESGGRSHPEPKTQDETNQLNMNIKKTIDLENIEGYDNETNSEQEKQTENTVHGTENESQDIDSTPASTQTKKDEDFPVKTDRVYIGEALVETTKQNITAMKGVLGDMEALHTKMVQYKTVLKTIKTLQDVGDVDATPMVESACQIYQDLKKNLEDEAFEEEKPLFEDVGQKSVPDTDEKPEQEAFTETTEPDKIAEKPVSDRGDITEDLGFSKVILPDEKDDTTLQNIIEESEENVPIELTPTEDTTDSGNNSWVVVGKSENDATTQASISHESVQEIDKEADDKFEEISITETLPDETVMATQDIFDKIQNTTTNQASNSHESAENLVQDTVETFEEVSITETTPDETIMAPKYIVDKTQDISLSETPPPDKATEKTSINMAEKMEADPDAALDVPQISEEMAIVTTSPQVEIAWKRLSEIVDTASSETTAHVDTSAAVASVAQMAEELVTVTTSSPIEMSAKTLSKYARKRASATAIEVTTPAEITAMGSTEVKFVWRGETSEDVFVQGSWDGWKQSYSLNKSEEGEHDVTIVLPVGSHEYKYRIGNSWFHDHTKPTMLNAFGTLNNILKIRRADKKFNEDIPLEVIMRDETPDASALCMEQNLQDTDVTDAQASDETTGEGGTPEKNAADIIQKIKAKLQSEAMVVPTAADFAEESADKDPIDDLPPEEILQNILSDLAERTEDNIYSQPEKSTEAVGECFADIIEKVEGKVATETTASVEATDENSLNTVETVEDRLTADSTDEAFATVALGSIEVAEKHALLDTSETTGDEVAPETTSEDGTPEKNAADIIEELKAMLQSEEMFVPTATDFAEELTEKDPMDDLPPEEILQNVLSDLAERYEYNMYCLDQPEENSEAAEDHAESYEDSVDSVTLPEQQSGTTDRFVPEADEKLEESPQGTTLQDETGMDKISVDILETSKQMEHTVTTATVVEASEEVLPYKNNTTEEISTYTTSPSEIEKSALPHNHEKLEQLKHTVTKTATTITATATTTTLVQATEEVPPDTVKKLEQRHTNVILHMEQVGKTAENSFLDTSKKIEDEVAPETASKVENAEKNATDIIEEVKAKLQSEAMVLKTAVDFVEESTDKDPMDDVPPEEILQNVLLDLAGRFEDNMDYVTLPEQQNVSEEVFTDTIERLEECYTNETLNMEQVSRTTEDGFIDISEKIEDEVAPETTPEGETAEKNAADIIQEVKAKLQSEAMVLKTATDLVDESADNDPMADLLPEEILQSVLLDLAVRNEDSMDYVTLPEQQNASEEVFTDTIERPEECHTNTTTLHTDENTEPRKGEKAMKKTSTATPPDVASKRTATDILKKTEGKPSCEIPSPDENVEAPPTDEVQNTMDQVAPETSKNKTSENSGNKSAIVKPPDDTLQNITVDDVNHNAEKEAIPSNETTDKVSTHIEEKVPDMAQRETQVIKETTKNAPTEIHEKVLATIQEKTTQLSNKTTGNAPTEMVDASPNETQLSKTTKNAHTEIAQKVADTADTQTTQPESSVEKPRRRVSIETRPMKRRVTITLNDYSHIKLLWQGESNGSDVFVCGSWDGWSRSYKLNRGEYSVTLSLPVGMHEYKFRIGNSWFHDKTKTTVRNGMDTLNNAINVPMET from the exons ATGAAGGGTTATATTCTACATCTGTTCCAGCCAGTGGTTCCAAACGTGTTTGGAACACTCAACAACTACCTTGAAGTGACGGGGGGCGACTCAGCGACAAGTGGTCCCGAGATAGATAAGGTCGCTCGATTCGACGTTGGGTCACTGCAACAGGCACTTGTCAAAGTATCAGAGGAGAAAGATAAAGATAAGAAAGCTGGCGAGAGCGACATGGGAAAAAGAGATGGAGAGATTCCATTAACAGACATTGCAGAGCAGACGATGTATGGGGACAGCGAGTCCACAAATGATGTCGCAAGGCAGGTAATTATACAAGATTCCTTGATGAGTATTTGTATGACGCCGGAAATTCCTCCATTCTCGTCAAAGCAGACAGAAACATGCGAGGATAGAGTAGAGAAAACTGGACAGAGCGACATTGGAGAAGAAGATGCAAAGATGTCCGCTACATGTGTCGAAGAGCTGACGATGTCTGAAGACAACGACTCTACAACGACACAGCAAGTAATCATACAGGATTCATTGATGAGTATTTGTATGACGCCCGAAATGCCTCCACTCACTTCAAAGCAGACGACGAATGAAGAAAAGGTTGGAGAGGAAAAAATTTCACGGGGAAGAAATAGAGACGAGCCTGTGATCTGTATCTGTAGGAAACCGGTCCCAATTCCACTTATATCAGAAAGAAAACCAGACATTCTTCAGGAGACTACGTCAAAAGATGTCGACGGGACAAAAGACGCCGTCAACATTGAAACAACAGCGCAAGTTGAGATAGCTGCAGAGGCTGCTGAAAATGCCGATAAAAACTTGCCTAAAAGTTTAGCACAACAGGCAGTAGAGGCGGCAGATGTTCAGGAAGAAAAGACGGAGTCATTTATCGAAGCAAACGTTGACCCAGTTGAGCAGACCGTTGTAGATATCACCAGAGAGACCGAAATGGAGGCGCCAATCAAAATGGAAGCTGAGGAAAAAGAGAAGGTTGTGTCAGACACTGTTGAAAAGTCAGATGACGGGTCTTTTGAAACACTTCCATCAACAACAACGGTTATTATTGAAAACGTTGAAGCGTTGGAATGTAAAGCCTCAAccgatattattattattaaagaaACTGTCCCTGAAAAGTCTGCAGAGAATGTTTCAACCAAAGTACCACCCCAATATGAGACCGTTGAAAAGGCTGTTGCAGAAGGAGTGGAGAGCAAAAGCCCCACTCAAGTACCATCACTCAAAGACACACTGGACAAGGCTGTTTTCGATAAACACCGCAAGACAGAAGTTAAGGAACCCGAAGAGCCAACAAAAATGGCCGAAACAATCACGCTCGATACCGAAAAGGAAATGACAGAAAAGGCTGTCCCAGATAACGTTGAGAAGTTAGAAGACAAGACTGTAACAGAAGAAGTGATGCAAGATAAAACAGCGACAAAAGCTGTATCGAAGGAAATGGAGGTGATATCCGATGAAAGAGAAACAGTTGAAATGCCAATTGCTCGTGACATTGTTGAGAAGGCAAATACAGAAGAGGCTTCCACTGAAGCAACACCAGACGACAAGAAAGTTGAAGAAGCTGCCCGAGACATCAGCGAAAAGCCAGATGAGAAGCTTCCCACTGAAGCAACAGAGAAGCCTGAAGTGGACATTGTTAACAAATCAGAAGACAGGACTTCCCCTGAGACAGCACAACCAGGCGAGAGAGTTGAAGGAGCCGTCTTGGACATCGTGGTGCAGTCTGTAGACGAGGCAGTTGTTAAGGCTACCCCAGCCACGCATGAGAAGTCTGAAAAGGATATTACTATTGAAGTTACAACGACTCAAACCCCTGCGCCATGTACTGTGGAGGCTTCAGAGGAAAAAGATGCCACAGAAGCTCCAGCACAAGACAAAACGATTCAGGTCGCTGCAACAGACGAAGTGACCGCCTCTGAAATACAACAACCAGATGAAACACCAGGCGAGGCTGCCACAGACAGAGTTCAAAAAGTTTCCTCAGCCATTGCTGAGAAGGTAGAAGGCGAGGTCACTGAAACTTCACCAAAGTTTGAACTTACCGAGAAGAATGTCCCAGACACAGTTGAGGAGGGAAAAGAAAAGACGGTCACCAAAGAACCACCAACAGAGAAACCAGCTGCGACGGTTGCACCGGAAAACGTCATTAAGAAGACATATGCTCAGGCTGTCAAGGACAGTTTGCAGAAAGTTGAGGACACTGTACCAGAAGAAGTGGAAGCGTCAAAAGAGGAGGAAAGCCATGTTGAAATACGCCCAGAGGACAAAACGGTTGAGAAGACTGCGTCAGAAAAATCGGAAGTGGCAAGAGAGGAGGTTGACGCCGAAACACCACTAACAGACAAGAAAGTGGAGGAGACAGTACCACAGAACGTAGAAGTGTCAAAAGATTCAGTCCACACGATAAAACCATCAAAAGAAACAGCAGTTGAGAAGACATTGACACAGACAGTGGAGGTTTTAAAAGAAGAGAGTATTACTGAAACCCCACCAAAAGACAAAACAGTTGAAGAGACAGCGTCGAACAAAGGGGATATACCAAAAGAGGAAATCCACACTGAAACACAACCGGTACAGGCAAAGGCTGAGATGGTAGGACCACAAGCAGTAGAGGTTTCAAAAGACGAAGCTGAAGCAGAATCCGTTAAGGAGGCTGTGTCAGAAAAAGTCGAAGTATCAGAAGATATTCCTACTGAAACACAATCAGAAGAAAAGACGGTTGAGGATACTGTGCCACAACAAGTTGAAGTGCCAAAAGAGGAAGTTCCCACTGAACCACAAACAGAAGACAAGACAattgaggaggaggaggtgtcAGAAAGCGTGGAAGTGTCAAAAGAAGATATTCGTACTGAAACACCAACCGGAGACAAAACAGTTGAGGATACTGTACCACAGCAGCTTAaagtaacaaaagaagaagTTCACACTGAAACAAAAGACAAGACAATTGAGGAGGTAGTGTCAGAAAGTTTGGAAGTGTCAAAAAAAGTCATTCATACTAAGACTCCAACCGGAGACAAGACAATTGAGGATACTGTACCACAGCAACTTGAAGTAACAAAAGACGAAGTTCACACTGAAACAAAAGACAAGACAATTGAGGAGGTGGTGTCAGAAAGAGTGGAAGTGTCAAACGAAGACATTCATACTGAGACACTAACCGGAAATAAGACAATTGAGGAGATCGTACAGCTACAAAACGCGGAAGATCCAAAAGCAGAAAGTCCCATCGAAACACCACCATCAAACAAAGCAGTTGAGGAAACAGTGTCGCAAACCGTGGAAGTGTCAAAAGAAGACACCCACACTGAAATAAAACTTGACAACAAAGTAGTTGAGGTAGCAGTGCAACAAAAAGTGGAGGTGTCAAAAGAAGAAACTCTCACTGAAACTCAACCAGAAGACAAAATAGTTGAGGAGACTGTACCACAAAAAGTGGAAGTGTCAAAAGATGAAATTCACACTGAAACACcaatagaaaacaaaaaggTTGAGACGACTGTACCGAATCAACAGGTTGAAGGAACAAAAGAGGAAGCTCAGATCGAGACACAACATGAACACAAAACAGTCGAAGTGACATTGCCACAAGAAGTGGAGATTTCAAAAGACGAAATTCACCCTGAAATACAACTTGACAACAAAGTAGTTGAGGTAACAGTGAAACAAAAAGTGGAAGTGTCAAAAGAAGAAACTCACACTAAAACTCAACCAGAAGACAAAATAGTTGAGGGGACTGTACCACAAAAAGTAGAAGTTTCAAAAGAGGACTTCTACACTGAAACCCCACCAGGGTACGTAACGATTGAAGAGactaaacaacaacagcaagttgaagaaacaaaagaggAAACTCACATTGAGACACAACAAGAAGACAAAACAGTCGAAGTGACACTTCCACAAACAGTGGAGATTTTAAAAGAGGAAATTCACACTGAAACGCCACCAAAAGGAGTCAAAATAGTTGAGGAGACTGTACTACAACAAAAACTGGAAGTGTCGGCATGTGAAATTCTACCAGAGGACAAAACGGTTGAGGAGACTATGCAGCCAAATCAAGTTGAAGCACCAAACGAGGAAGCTCATATTGAGACacaaaaagaagacaaagtAGTTGAGGTGCCAGCGTCAGAAAAAGTAGAAATGTCAAAAGAAGAAATACACACGAAAACGCCACCAACAGACACAACGGTTGAGAAGACAGCACCTCACGAGGCGGAGCCATGCTTCAAAACTATTTACGAAATACTAGCAGAAGACACTGAAACACCATCGGAAGACAAAACAGTTAAGGAAACTGTACAACCACAAAATGTGGAAATTTCAGAAGAGAAAGTTCAGCCTGAAACACCACCACCAGACACGTCAGTTGAGAAGAAAGTGTCAGAAAAGGTGGACGTACCAAAAGCGGAAATACACACTGAAGCAAAACCAACAGACAAAACAGTTGAGAAGACAGCGCCTCACAAAGTTGAGCCATGCTTCAAAACTATTCACGAAATACTAACAGAAGACGCTGAAACGCCAGCGGAAGACAAAGCAGTAAAGAAGGCGGCACAACCACAGAAAGATGAAGTACCAAAAGAAGAAATACACACTGAAACTCCaccagaaaacaaaacagttgaGAAAAAAGCAACTCACAAAGTAGAGCCATGCTACAAAACTATTCACGAAATACTAACAGAAGACACGTCAGAGAAGATCCCGTTGTTTGAGTATACCCAGTTCACGCTGGTGTGTAAGGGGGAGGTCAGAGGTGACGTGTCAGTACAGGGGTCATGGGACGGATGGAAGGAGTCATTCAAGCTGAATAAGAG TGAAGACGGGAGCTACAGCGAATCCGTGATGTTGCCCTACGGTCTACACGAGTATAAGTACCTTATCGGGAACACATGGATTCACGACGAAACGAAG CCGGCGGTTTGTAACGTGTTCGGGACGATAAACAACGTGCTGAAGGTGCCGTCTGATGGGGGAGGGAAGGAGTCTATAGAGCTCCCGTCTGAGGAGGAGTCGGACCTGGAGGAGTGTACGCGGGTCAGGCTGGACTGGACCGGAGAGGCGAGCGGGGACGTGTTTGTGTCGGGGTCCTGGGACGGGTGGACTCGGGCATGGAAACTCAAGAAGCG CGTTGACAGTGAATACAGCGTGTCTCTGATCTTGCCTTGTCGTCAACACCAGTATAAACTCCGCACTGGGAACACCTGGTTCGTCGACATGACAAAG CCGACAGTTCCCAACAGTTTCGGAACATTCAACAACACCATTGAAGTCGCCGCGGCGCCCGCGAAGATGGCAAAACCTTGGGGGAAAAGAAAACTGACGGACTAC TCACAAATCAAGATGacagaaacaacacaaaaatcaaGCCCTCTACCGAGTGAAGCGTCAAGTGCAGTTAAG CCTGAGATTACAGACAGCGTTGCCGTGAAGTTGGTGCTGGATGGAGATATAGCGGACGATGTTGTGCTTCGTGGGTCATGGGACGGTTGGAGTAAGGACTGGGATCTTGCAAGGAA CAAGAAGACCTTAGAGAACAGTGTGTGCCTTAACCTACCCTGTAGATACTATGAGTACAAGTACAGGGGAGGTAGGAGATGGTTCTGCGATAAGTCAAAG CCGATGGTGCCAAACGTGTTCGGAACGCTAAACAATTACATGGAAGTTAAGAAAGTGCCTGAGAGTTCTAGCCCCCTAGTTCAAAGTTTAAAGTCTAAAGTCGCCCATATCAAtgtgaaaatacagaaaaagatTGATCTTGAGGTCCTCCCTTCAAAAAAGGTAGAGACACAAAAAGAGACAACTGAAATAGATACAGAAAGGAAATCAAAAGATACTGGCGTGTTCAGAACTCCAACGAAGGACCTTAAAGTAAAGAAAGTGCCTGATGACGGTTTCACCAACCAAGTTAAAGATACTAAAAAGGTGGCTCATGTCAATGTGAACATACAGAAGAAAATTGATCTAGAGACCATTGATATAAGAGAATCTGGAGGTAGATCACACCCTGAACCGAAAACGCAGGATGAAACAAATCAACTCAATATGAACATAAAGAAGACGATTGATCTAGAAAATATTGAAGGGTATGATAATGAAACCAACTCCGAACAAGAAAAACAGACTGAAAacactgtccatggtactgaaaacgAATCACAAGATATTGATTCTACTCCTGCATCAACACAAACTAAAAAGGATGAAGATTTTCCCGTCAAGACCGATAGAGTTTACATAGGCGAGGCTCTGGTCGAAACAACAAAGCAAAACATAACTGCAATGAAAGGTGTCTTAGGTGACATGGAGGCCTTACATACTAAAATGGTCCAATATAAGACAGTTCTAAAAACTATCAAGACACTACAAGACGTGGGCGATGTGGATGCAACACCAATGGTTGAATCTGCTTGCCAGATCTACCAAGATTTAAAGAAGAATTTAGAAGATGAAgcttttgaagaagaaaaaccaCTTTTTGAAGACGTCGGACAAAAGTCAGTCCCAGATACTGACGAAAAGCCAGAACAGGAGGCCTTCACCGAGACAACAGAACCAGACAAAATAGCTGAGAAGCCTGTTTCAGACCGAGGGGATATAACAGAAGACTTGGGTTTCTCAAAGGTAATTCTACCGGACGAAAAAGATGATACGACCTTGCAAAACATCATTGAAGAGTCGGAGGAGAATGTTCCTATTGAGTTGACGCCAACGGAAGATACAACAGACTCGGGGAACAACAGTTGGGTCGTTGTTGGTAAATCAGAAAACGACGCTACTACTCAAGCCTCAATATCACATGAAAGCGTTCAAGAGATTGACAAAGAAGCGGATGATAAGTTTGAAGAGATTTCTATTACAGAAACACTACCAGACGAAACAGTTATGGCTACCCAAGATATTTTTGACAAGATTCAAAACACCACGACCAATCAAGCATCAAATTCACATGAAAGCGCTGAAAACCTTGTTCAAGACACCGTTGAGACATTTGAAGAGGTTTCTATAACAGAAACGACACCAGACGAAACAATTATGGCTCCCAAATATATAGTTGACAAGACTCAAGACATATCTCTCTCCGAAACACCCCCGCCAGACAAAGCAACCGAGAAGACCTCCATAAACATGGCGGAGAAGATGGAAGCGGATCCGGACGCTGCTTTAGACGTCCCCCAGATATCAGAAGAAATGGCTATCGTTACAACCTCACCCCAAGTGGAAATTGCGTGGAAGCGTTTGTCAGAAATCGTGGATACAGCCTCAAGCGAAACAACAGCCCATGTCGACACTAGTGCAGCCGTTGCAAGCGTCGCTCAGATGGCAGAAGAATTGGTTACCGTTACAACATCATCACCAATCGAAATGTCTGCGAAAACGTTATCAAAATATGCGAGGAAGCGAGCTTCTGCCACTGCTATTGAAGTTACAACCCCTGCTGAAATTACAGCGATGGGCAGTACTGAGGTGAAATTTGTGTGGAGGGGAGAGACTAGCGAGGATGTGTTTGTACAGGGTTCTTGGGACGGATGGAAACAGTCATATAGTCTAAACAAAAG TGAAGAAGGAGAGCATGATGTGACCATAGTGCTGCCAGTGGGTTCACACGAGTATAAGTACCGGATCGGGAACAGCTGGTTCCACGACCACACAAAG CCGACCATGCTGAACGCGTTTGGGACACTGAATAATATACTTAAAATACGTCGGGCAGATAAAAAGTTTAACGAGGATATCCCCTTAGAGGTCATAATGCGAGACGAAACACCAGACGCGTCCGCGCTATGCATGGAACAGAACTTGCAAGACACCGATGTCACAGATGCTCAAGCGTCTGATGAAACAACTGGAGAAGGCGGAACTCCTGAGAAGAATGCTGCAGACATTATTCAGAAGATAAAAGCAAAGCTACAATCAGAGGCCATGGTCGTGCCTACAGCCGCAGACTTCGCTGAAGAGTCAGCTGACAAGGACCCCATCGATGACTTACCCCCGGAAGAAATACTTCAGAACATTCTCTCAGACCTTGCTGAGAGGACTGAAGACAACATATACTCTCAACCAGAAAAATCGACGGAAGCAGTTGGGGAATGCTTTGCGGACATCATTGAGAAGGTAGAAGGCAAGGTCGCCACCGAAACGACGGCAAGCGTCGAAGCTACTGATGAGAATTCTCTGAATACTGTGGAGACTGTAGAAGACAGGCTTACCGCGGATTCAACGGACGAGGCCTTTGCGACAGTTGCGCTTGGAAGCATTGAGGTGGCAGAAAAACACGCTCTCTTGGATACAAGTGAGACCACAGGAGACGAAGTCGCACCCGAAACAACATCCGAAGACGGAACTCCTGAGAAGAATGCCGCAGACATTATTGAGGAGTTAAAAGCAATGCTTCAATCAGAGGAAATGTTCGTGCCTACAGCCACAGACTTCGCTGAAGAGTTAACTGAGAAGGACCCCATGGATGACTTACCCCCGGAAGAAATACTTCAGAACGTTCTCTCAGACCTTGCTGAGAGGTatgaatacaacatgtactGTCTTGATCAACCAGAAGAGAACAGTGAAGCAGCTGAGGACCATGCTGAGAGCTATGAAGACAGCGTGGACTCTGTTACTCTACCAGAACAACAAAGTGGAACAACGGACCGGTTTGTCCCAGAAGCAGATGAAAAGTTGGAAGAAAGTCCTCAAGGCACAACACTACAAGACGAAACCGGGATGGACAAGATTAGTGTTGACATTTTGGAGACATCAAAACAAATGGAACACACTGTAACAACAGCAACAGTAGTTGAAGCATCTGAAGAAGTTCTCCCATACAAAAACAATACGACAGAAGAGATTTCCACCTACACAACATCGCCAAGCGAAATAGAGAAGAGTGCTCTGCCACACAATCATGAGAAGTTAGAACAACTGAAACACACTgtaacaaaaacagcaacaacaataacagcaacagcaacaacaacaacactggtcCAAGCAACTGAAGAGGTTCCCCCAGACACGGTTAAAAAGCTGGAACAGCGTCATACCAACGTAATATTACACATGGAGCAAGTAGGTAAGACAGCTGAGAATAGTTTCTTAGACACCAGTAAGAAGATAGAAGACGAAGTCGCCCCCGAAACAGCATCCAAAGTTGAAAATGCTGAGAAGAATGCTACAGACATAATTGAGGAGGTGAAAGCAAAGCTTCAATCAGAGGCCATGGTTTTGAAAACAGCTGTAGATTTCGTTGAAGAGTCAACAGACAAGGACCCCATGGATGACGTACCCCCGGAAGAAATACTCCAGAATGTTCTCCTAGACCTTGCTGGGCGATTTGAAGACAACATGGACTATGTTACTCTTCCAGAACAACAGAACGTATCTGAAGAGGTTTTCACAGACACGATTGAAAGGCTGGAAGAGTGTTATACCAACGAAACACTAAACATGGAGCAAGTAAGTAGGACAACTGAAGACGGTTTTATAGACATCAGTGAGAAGATAGAAGACGAAGTCGCCCCCGAAACAACACCAGAAGGCGAAACTGCGGAGAAAAATGCTGCAGACATTATTCAGGAGGTAAAAGCAAAGCTACAGTCAGAGGCAATGGTCTTGAAAACAGCTACAGACCTCGTTGATGAGTCAGCAGACAATGACCCCATGGCTGATTTGCTTCCAGAAGAAATACTTCAGAGCGTTCTCTTAGATCTTGCTGTGAGAAATGAAGACAGCATGGACTATGTTACTCTCCCAGAACAACAGAACGCATCTGAAGAGGTTTTCACAGACACGATTGAAAGGCCGGAAGAATGTCATACCAACACAACAACACTTCACACAGACGAGAATACCGAACCACGCAAAGGTGAGAAGGCGATGAAGAAAACTTCCACCGCAACACCACCAGACGTAGCAAGTAAGAGGACTGCCACAGATATCCTCAAGAAGACAGAAGGCAAACCTTCCTGTGAAATACCATCCCCAGACGAAAATGTCGAGGCGCCACCAACAGACGAAGTGCAAAACACCATGGACCAGGTTGCTCCTGAAACCTCAAAAAACAAAACGTCAGAAAATTCTGGAAATAAATCTGCCATTGTAAAACCACCAGACGATACTCTACAGAATATAACAGTGGATGACGTCAATCACAATGCAGAAAAGGAAGCAATACCCTCTAACGAAACGACCGACAAGGTATCCACACACATAGAGGAGAAGGTACCGGATATGGCACAAAGGGAAACACAGGTTATTAAGGAAACGACCAAGAATGCACCCACAGAAATACACGAGAAGGTATTGGCTACGATACAAGAGAAAACAACACAACTATCCAACAAAACGACCGGAAATGCGCCAACAGAAATGGTGGATGCATCGCCAAACGAAACACAACTCTCTAAAACGACCAAAAACGCACACACAGAGATTGCGCAGAAGGTAGCGGATACAGCTGACACACAGACAACCCAACCAGAAAGTAGCGTGGAAAAGCCAAGACGTAGAGTTAGCATTGAAACACGACCAATGAAAAGAAGAGTGACGATAACTCTGAATGACTACTCTCACATCAAACTGCTGTGGCAGGGGGAGTCCAACGGAAGTGACGTCTTCGTGTGCGGGTCATGGGACGGGTGGAGCCGGTCCTACAAACTGAACAGGGG GGAGTACAGCGTTACCCTGAGCCTTCCCGTCGGGATGCACGAGTATAAGTTCCGGATCGGAAACAGCTGGTTCCACGACAAAACGAAG ACGACTGTGCGCAACGGTATGGACACGCTGAACAACGCTATTAATGTTCCCATGGAAACCTGA